In one Marispirochaeta aestuarii genomic region, the following are encoded:
- a CDS encoding OmpA family protein, producing MINCRIVPRYMRGIFLLILPFLFPLLLHSQISLTDAFDPAVKPRYSIVEKENMRQRVDGKYRGFVHNEVRGTLFLESGKTSEYSGNFYVLQSMTRDQRHVARQIDDVVAVTLSFSTAGEMRVASDTDYPLLRDFPRFPAEPVAKGEKWQSYGLRVVNPLRREATRIPFLCEYEYLGSGEYNGNDAHIVRAQYALRYKRGEDPYGDRELLSLQGRHIVDIYIPVDHGSALFMRDVVEEHYRYADGSNVQREGFILTWLEDFPRMDRKALKDDLGRLVQDEQLDDVSIEERDEGVSITLKNLQFYPDSPQLLPGEMGKLKSLANALRRIPDRTFMVTGHTADVGSRDSQYDLSIQRAQAVVGLLAEEGIAPERFLYRGVGGDEPLGSNDTEEGRAMNRRVEIMILED from the coding sequence ATGATAAATTGCCGAATTGTCCCCCGTTATATGCGGGGGATTTTTTTATTAATTCTCCCCTTTCTTTTCCCCCTGCTTCTCCATTCCCAGATCAGCCTTACCGATGCCTTTGATCCCGCAGTCAAACCGCGCTACAGCATCGTCGAGAAGGAGAATATGCGTCAGCGGGTTGACGGAAAATACAGGGGTTTTGTACATAATGAGGTTCGGGGAACCCTGTTTCTTGAAAGCGGAAAAACGTCGGAATACAGCGGAAATTTCTACGTTCTTCAGTCCATGACCCGGGATCAGCGTCATGTGGCCCGTCAAATCGATGATGTGGTGGCCGTCACACTCTCATTTTCCACCGCCGGAGAAATGCGTGTCGCCTCGGATACTGATTATCCGCTCCTTCGGGATTTTCCCCGTTTTCCTGCAGAGCCTGTGGCGAAGGGAGAAAAATGGCAATCCTACGGGCTTCGTGTGGTGAATCCACTGCGACGGGAGGCAACGCGGATACCCTTCCTGTGCGAATATGAGTATCTGGGATCGGGTGAGTACAATGGTAATGATGCCCACATTGTTCGTGCTCAATACGCCCTTCGATATAAAAGGGGAGAGGATCCTTACGGCGACCGGGAGCTCCTCAGTCTTCAGGGACGTCATATCGTTGATATCTATATTCCCGTGGATCACGGCTCCGCCCTTTTTATGCGTGATGTAGTGGAGGAACACTACCGCTATGCGGACGGCAGCAATGTTCAACGGGAAGGTTTTATTCTTACCTGGCTCGAGGATTTTCCACGTATGGACCGGAAGGCTCTTAAGGATGATCTGGGCCGCCTTGTACAGGATGAACAGCTTGACGACGTAAGTATTGAAGAGCGGGACGAGGGCGTCTCAATTACCCTGAAGAATCTTCAGTTCTATCCGGATTCGCCGCAACTCCTCCCGGGCGAGATGGGAAAACTGAAATCCCTGGCAAATGCATTACGGCGGATACCCGATAGAACCTTCATGGTAACGGGTCACACAGCGGATGTCGGAAGCAGGGATAGTCAGTACGATTTATCCATTCAACGGGCACAAGCAGTTGTCGGCCTTCTTGCAGAGGAAGGGATCGCTCCGGAACGTTTTCTCTACCGGGGTGTGGGGGGCGACGAACCGCTCGGATCGAACGATACGGAAGAGGGACGTGCCATGAATCGCCGGGTCGAGATTATGATCCTGGAAGATTAA
- a CDS encoding flagellar filament outer layer protein FlaA: MSACRDFPGSSGVCCVSIRRLPGGPLDKEPIPEEEEIGISQSEVDKYVLGVKVEYFKRGFHEFLVTPARPMAIEGITKTISVWVVGRNNRHTLKLLISDYFGNRAEITMGSLNFTGWKKMTVAIPPHIIQRDYHHANRMGIRVDGFKILCDPVDTYGDYYIYFDDMRAVTDLYSEESRDVDDMQDSW, from the coding sequence ATGTCTGCTTGCCGTGACTTCCCTGGCAGCTCAGGAGTTTGCTGTGTAAGCATCCGGCGGCTTCCCGGAGGTCCCCTGGACAAGGAGCCCATTCCTGAGGAAGAAGAGATCGGTATTTCCCAGAGCGAAGTGGACAAGTACGTTCTCGGTGTGAAGGTTGAATACTTCAAACGAGGGTTTCATGAGTTCCTGGTAACTCCGGCCCGGCCCATGGCAATTGAAGGAATCACAAAGACCATTTCAGTATGGGTTGTGGGGCGTAACAACCGCCATACCCTGAAGCTTCTGATCAGTGATTATTTTGGCAACCGTGCGGAAATAACCATGGGCAGTCTGAACTTCACCGGCTGGAAGAAGATGACAGTCGCTATTCCTCCCCATATTATTCAGCGGGACTATCACCATGCAAACAGAATGGGTATCCGGGTAGACGGATTCAAGATCCTCTGTGATCCCGTGGATACCTACGGCGACTACTACATCTATTTTGATGACATGCGGGCTGTTACGGACCTCTATTCCGAAGAGAGCCGCGATGTAGATGATATGCAGGACAGCTGGTGA
- a CDS encoding flagellar filament outer layer protein FlaA, whose product MKRGFRLFFVCLLLFILTIPVSLFADKATENIVSDVVETFDGEDSAYEWYVQGSKFIAEDYPKYKLVDGFPFALYGRAGDGQGHQVLGMQAAFDRKGFNYLEIFPVEEGPDGLVPAKISLPGRVKELDLWAWGSQYKFTFEVHVEDYRGYVYVLPMGSLNYTGWQNLRISIPTYIPQSQVYIPNYRNLKLIKFVLRTEPDENVAGFDFYMDHVKVLTDVFESRFDGDEFVRPETRSQIWPEEEE is encoded by the coding sequence ATGAAACGCGGTTTCCGTTTATTCTTTGTTTGCCTTTTATTGTTCATCCTGACCATACCGGTCTCTCTATTTGCCGATAAAGCCACTGAGAATATTGTATCCGATGTTGTGGAAACCTTCGATGGTGAGGATTCTGCCTACGAATGGTATGTTCAGGGGAGCAAATTTATCGCTGAGGATTATCCCAAGTACAAGCTTGTTGACGGCTTTCCCTTTGCCCTGTACGGCAGAGCCGGGGACGGTCAGGGGCACCAGGTGCTTGGAATGCAGGCGGCCTTTGACCGCAAGGGATTCAACTACCTGGAGATTTTCCCCGTGGAAGAGGGCCCCGACGGTCTGGTACCGGCGAAAATCTCCCTTCCGGGAAGGGTGAAAGAGCTGGATTTATGGGCCTGGGGATCCCAGTACAAGTTTACCTTTGAGGTTCATGTTGAGGATTACAGGGGATATGTTTACGTTCTGCCCATGGGCAGCCTGAACTATACCGGCTGGCAGAACCTGCGGATCAGTATTCCCACGTACATTCCCCAGAGCCAGGTATACATTCCCAACTACCGGAACCTCAAACTGATCAAGTTTGTGCTCCGCACCGAACCGGATGAAAACGTGGCGGGTTTTGACTTTTACATGGATCATGTAAAGGTACTTACAGACGTATTTGAGAGCCGCTTTGATGGCGACGAGTTTGTACGCCCGGAAACGCGCTCTCAGATCTGGCCCGAGGAAGAGGAATAG
- a CDS encoding class II fructose-bisphosphate aldolase: MTSYKDLGLVNSREIFKKAVAGGYAIPAYNFNNMEQLQAIIQACVETKSPVILQVSSGARKYANSTMLRYMAQGAVEYAKELGYAIPIVLHLDHGDTFELCKDCIDSGFSSVMIDGSHHSFEENIALTKKVVEYAHAHDVTVEGELGVLAGIEDDVVAEKSTYTKPEEVIEFVERTGVDSLAISIGTSHGANKFTPEQCTRNAEGVLVPPPLRFDILEEIEKQLPGFPIVLHGSSSVPVDKVETINKFGGAIKDAVGIPEEQLRKAAKSAVCKINIDSDGRLAMTAAVREVLATKPGEFDPRKYLGPARDSLKDLYMHKNKAVLGSAGHA; this comes from the coding sequence ATGACTTCATATAAAGATCTGGGGCTCGTAAACTCCAGAGAGATCTTCAAGAAAGCGGTGGCCGGCGGCTACGCCATTCCCGCCTATAACTTTAACAACATGGAGCAGCTGCAGGCGATTATTCAGGCATGTGTGGAAACCAAATCTCCTGTTATTCTTCAGGTATCCTCAGGGGCACGCAAGTACGCCAACTCCACAATGCTCCGCTACATGGCCCAGGGAGCGGTGGAATACGCAAAAGAACTTGGTTACGCCATCCCGATCGTTCTTCACCTGGACCACGGCGACACCTTTGAACTCTGCAAGGACTGTATCGACTCCGGATTCTCTTCGGTAATGATCGACGGCAGCCATCACTCCTTTGAAGAGAACATTGCCCTGACCAAAAAGGTTGTGGAGTATGCCCACGCCCACGATGTAACCGTGGAAGGCGAACTGGGAGTTCTTGCAGGGATCGAAGACGATGTTGTGGCCGAAAAATCCACCTACACCAAACCGGAAGAGGTAATCGAGTTCGTAGAACGTACCGGCGTGGACTCCCTGGCAATCTCCATCGGGACCAGCCACGGCGCGAACAAGTTCACCCCTGAGCAGTGTACCCGTAACGCCGAGGGTGTTCTGGTTCCCCCTCCCCTGCGCTTCGATATTCTGGAAGAGATCGAAAAGCAGCTTCCCGGCTTCCCCATTGTGCTCCACGGCTCATCTTCCGTACCTGTCGACAAGGTAGAGACGATCAACAAATTCGGCGGGGCCATCAAGGATGCTGTGGGAATACCCGAGGAACAGCTGAGAAAAGCCGCCAAGTCAGCGGTCTGCAAAATCAATATCGACTCCGACGGCCGGCTTGCCATGACTGCCGCTGTACGGGAAGTTCTTGCCACTAAACCCGGGGAGTTTGACCCCCGCAAGTATCTCGGACCAGCCAGGGACTCCCTCAAGGATCTTTACATGCACAAAAACAAGGCTGTTTTGGGATCTGCAGGCCACGCCTGA
- a CDS encoding ferritin family protein: MKETILRLIDVSMNEYLRYRNSLEKPSLQRLMDTIIDQEREHKSEIEELEEYFFEGITRESMEEGIRSLSKPLDLKDDIAGLKDIMRREEAMADLFENLAGNITETEGRVFFTQYSLDERKHAGLVQSRLELESLT, encoded by the coding sequence ATGAAAGAGACCATTCTAAGACTGATAGATGTCTCGATGAACGAATATCTGCGTTACAGGAACTCCCTCGAAAAACCTTCCCTGCAGCGCCTTATGGACACAATCATTGATCAGGAACGAGAGCATAAATCGGAAATAGAAGAACTGGAAGAATATTTCTTCGAGGGGATTACCCGGGAAAGCATGGAAGAGGGGATACGGAGCCTTTCGAAACCTCTGGACCTGAAGGACGATATTGCCGGACTAAAGGATATTATGAGAAGAGAGGAGGCCATGGCTGACCTCTTTGAAAATTTGGCGGGAAATATAACGGAGACGGAGGGCCGGGTATTCTTTACTCAATACTCGCTGGATGAACGAAAGCATGCCGGCCTCGTTCAAAGCCGCCTTGAGCTGGAATCCCTGACCTGA
- the infC gene encoding translation initiation factor IF-3, with product MAVKDLRINEQIRVREVRLIDGDGEQRGVLPVNEAIQLAQDAGLDLVEIAPNANPPVCKILDYGKYKFDQEKRNRESKKKQKLLKMKEIRMQPKIEKHDMEFKAKHIRDFLEDGNKVKVTIRFRGRELAHTELGRVVLEKIMELLGDSFVIDRPPAMEGRFMSMILNPKASNKAKQKKSKESDTKEETADAKDEDA from the coding sequence TTGGCTGTTAAAGACCTGCGGATCAATGAACAGATCCGAGTTCGCGAAGTACGATTGATTGATGGCGACGGAGAACAACGCGGAGTGCTGCCGGTTAATGAGGCAATTCAGCTTGCCCAGGATGCCGGACTCGATTTAGTAGAAATCGCCCCGAACGCGAATCCGCCGGTCTGTAAGATCCTGGACTACGGAAAATATAAATTCGATCAGGAAAAGCGAAACCGGGAATCAAAAAAGAAGCAGAAGCTTCTGAAGATGAAAGAAATCCGGATGCAACCCAAGATCGAAAAGCACGACATGGAGTTCAAGGCAAAGCACATTCGGGACTTTCTTGAAGATGGAAATAAGGTAAAGGTCACGATTCGCTTTCGCGGGCGTGAACTGGCCCATACCGAACTTGGACGTGTGGTACTGGAAAAAATTATGGAGCTTTTAGGCGATTCCTTTGTTATCGACCGTCCGCCGGCAATGGAAGGGCGGTTCATGTCGATGATTCTGAACCCGAAGGCATCCAATAAAGCAAAGCAGAAGAAGAGCAAAGAGAGCGATACGAAGGAGGAGACGGCAGATGCCAAAGATGAAGACGCGTAG
- the rpmI gene encoding 50S ribosomal protein L35: MPKMKTRRAAAKRYSYTGSGKIKYKKQGLRHILTKKSTKRKRKLRKTGILSEAETKRARVLMPYT; this comes from the coding sequence ATGCCAAAGATGAAGACGCGTAGGGCCGCCGCAAAACGGTACTCCTACACCGGAAGCGGCAAAATCAAGTATAAGAAACAGGGCCTCAGGCATATTCTGACCAAGAAGAGTACGAAACGGAAGCGCAAACTTCGCAAGACTGGAATACTCAGTGAAGCGGAAACGAAGCGGGCCCGTGTGCTCATGCCCTATACCTAA
- the rplT gene encoding 50S ribosomal protein L20, translated as MPRAVDGTRRHDRRKKILKSAKGFWGRRKSNFRAAKDAIAKAGVYAYRDRRAKKREFRRLWIARISAACRDRGITYSRFINGLSKAEVEINRKALSNMAIEDPKAFDAVVETAKSALGV; from the coding sequence ATGCCACGCGCAGTAGACGGAACCAGACGTCACGACAGACGAAAAAAGATACTCAAATCCGCCAAGGGATTTTGGGGTCGACGCAAAAGTAACTTTCGGGCAGCCAAGGATGCCATAGCCAAAGCCGGCGTATATGCCTACAGGGACCGCCGGGCAAAGAAACGGGAATTCCGCAGACTGTGGATTGCCCGTATTTCTGCGGCCTGCAGAGACAGGGGAATAACCTATTCTCGTTTTATCAACGGTCTTTCAAAAGCAGAGGTTGAGATTAACCGTAAAGCCCTTTCGAATATGGCTATTGAAGATCCGAAGGCTTTTGATGCGGTTGTGGAAACGGCAAAATCAGCTCTGGGAGTTTAA
- the zapB gene encoding cell division protein ZapB: MITLEQVRLLDQKVNQAVELISSLKSENRMLKDKLESYQKKISELEVLLSGLKEDQSEVEVGFRKALDTLSALEKAGENAEIAPEEEKNFEADADSADEDPELADEAELDEEESLEAETGSESEDAELDIF, translated from the coding sequence ATGATTACGCTCGAACAGGTCCGCCTGCTTGATCAGAAGGTCAATCAGGCGGTGGAGCTTATTTCGTCCCTGAAATCCGAAAACCGTATGCTCAAGGATAAACTTGAGAGCTATCAGAAAAAAATATCCGAGCTTGAAGTCCTGCTGTCCGGCCTGAAAGAAGACCAGTCGGAAGTCGAGGTAGGCTTTCGAAAGGCCCTGGATACCCTTTCTGCTCTGGAAAAAGCCGGAGAGAACGCAGAAATCGCCCCGGAAGAGGAAAAGAATTTCGAAGCCGATGCAGATTCTGCCGATGAAGACCCTGAACTCGCCGACGAGGCTGAGCTGGACGAGGAAGAATCCCTTGAAGCTGAAACCGGGTCAGAATCTGAAGACGCGGAACTCGATATATTCTAA
- the zapA gene encoding cell division protein ZapA, translating to MGKEPLMIDILGTTLKVNTDEDPRYLSQLINYLHEKTHEVRSSTQLNDPLKISILTSLFLIDELYKERSGIEKAGENGDLSVLAEGMIKKLEESLD from the coding sequence ATGGGAAAGGAACCGCTGATGATCGATATTCTCGGCACGACTCTCAAGGTCAATACCGACGAGGATCCACGGTACCTTTCCCAGCTTATTAATTATCTCCATGAAAAAACCCATGAAGTCCGAAGCTCTACCCAGTTAAACGACCCTTTGAAAATTTCCATTCTTACATCCCTCTTTCTTATTGACGAGCTCTACAAGGAGCGCTCGGGCATTGAAAAAGCCGGAGAGAATGGGGATCTTTCAGTTCTTGCCGAAGGGATGATCAAAAAGCTGGAAGAGAGCCTCGATTAA
- a CDS encoding PilZ domain-containing protein, which translates to MALITSQQLSRFFERYNDVNLTFTKDVVRATRLLQRNTHIKCLGDHWPCVLYSCSMKGAKVIASLSKSFYEKLKSANNLVTLHLAFAQEDKSTPLSFFVTSKINGFTPYDKSKPNLNFLSLEYTQRPPDDLIVILGTLAEANINSSQRREERIEITADTIRKLGLKSKTGLIYIDGIPRKCIIRDLSFSGSKLILPGIGKFLLNKNALLRFELSERNKQISLDGSVVRTENVAGRKDLIAAAVKFEEPKVPYEYKLLINDYLNTLRSKKGNFS; encoded by the coding sequence ATGGCCTTAATTACAAGTCAGCAGCTTTCGCGCTTCTTTGAAAGATACAACGATGTTAACCTGACCTTCACCAAGGACGTTGTTCGTGCAACAAGACTGCTGCAACGTAATACCCATATAAAGTGCCTTGGCGATCATTGGCCGTGCGTGCTGTATTCCTGTTCAATGAAAGGGGCCAAGGTTATCGCAAGCTTGAGTAAAAGCTTTTATGAAAAGCTGAAAAGCGCCAACAATCTCGTTACCCTGCATCTGGCTTTTGCTCAGGAAGACAAGAGTACTCCTTTGAGTTTTTTCGTTACCAGCAAGATCAATGGTTTTACTCCCTACGATAAATCCAAGCCGAACCTCAATTTTCTCAGCCTTGAATATACCCAGAGGCCTCCGGACGATCTCATCGTCATCCTCGGAACCCTGGCGGAGGCCAATATAAACTCCTCCCAGCGAAGAGAGGAACGCATCGAGATAACCGCCGATACAATCCGAAAACTCGGCCTGAAATCCAAGACGGGCCTGATTTACATTGATGGAATTCCGAGGAAATGCATCATCCGGGACCTCTCCTTCTCCGGCTCAAAACTGATTCTCCCCGGTATAGGGAAATTTCTTCTCAACAAAAACGCCCTGCTTCGTTTTGAGCTGTCCGAACGCAACAAGCAGATAAGTCTTGACGGTTCAGTGGTTCGAACGGAAAATGTGGCCGGACGCAAGGACCTGATTGCGGCTGCCGTCAAGTTTGAAGAACCGAAGGTTCCCTACGAATATAAACTTCTGATCAATGATTATCTCAACACCCTGCGCAGCAAGAAAGGAAACTTCAGCTGA
- a CDS encoding tetratricopeptide repeat protein, with the protein MPGKPLDSVYFISIPEQFSLSVGDFSVDPAILLPVELQSPAEKLDVSSISWEMIVSGMLRVITFSPEHENADYYRRFVLAVKPDIESELVRAGIEKARHHDYDLAEELFATAAAVNPESLASWFNRAQVYESRARSYQQLGNDSLCQTFLEKTRLAYEAALNIEPRSVQALRSAGEFYLRIGNHEKALITFKELAEQEDSTGVRDIIEELTTRKRLDAKFQEAYAAILDGREEDAIRFIDNFLAESNATWTAWFLRGWALRRMGNYSEAEKNFRTALDLSEPQTDILNELAICTMENGKFDESRGFLEKALELEPENVKILSNMGIIALKQGNPSESENHFRRVLEIDPKDPIALNFLNYLDS; encoded by the coding sequence ATGCCTGGAAAGCCCCTTGATTCAGTCTATTTCATTTCCATTCCGGAACAGTTCAGCCTTTCTGTGGGAGATTTTTCCGTCGATCCCGCCATCCTGCTCCCTGTGGAACTGCAGTCGCCTGCGGAGAAGCTGGATGTATCATCCATCAGCTGGGAAATGATCGTCTCCGGTATGTTGAGGGTGATTACATTTTCACCGGAACATGAAAACGCCGATTATTACCGCCGATTTGTTCTGGCGGTAAAACCTGATATTGAATCGGAGCTTGTCAGGGCAGGAATCGAAAAAGCCAGACATCACGATTACGACCTCGCCGAAGAGCTTTTTGCCACCGCTGCTGCGGTCAATCCCGAATCACTGGCCTCCTGGTTCAACCGTGCCCAGGTTTACGAGAGCCGGGCACGGTCGTATCAGCAGCTGGGAAATGACAGCCTTTGCCAGACCTTTCTTGAAAAAACGCGTCTGGCCTATGAGGCGGCTCTGAATATAGAACCCCGTTCCGTACAGGCCCTCAGGTCGGCGGGAGAGTTCTATCTTCGAATCGGAAACCATGAAAAGGCCCTGATCACCTTCAAGGAGCTGGCGGAACAGGAAGACAGCACCGGGGTGAGGGATATCATTGAAGAACTGACTACGCGGAAACGGCTGGATGCAAAGTTTCAGGAGGCCTACGCTGCCATTCTTGATGGCAGAGAGGAAGATGCCATCAGGTTTATCGACAACTTTCTTGCCGAATCCAATGCCACCTGGACCGCATGGTTCCTCCGGGGATGGGCGCTCAGGCGTATGGGTAACTATTCCGAAGCTGAAAAGAACTTTCGAACCGCCCTGGACTTGAGTGAACCCCAGACAGACATACTGAACGAACTGGCCATCTGCACAATGGAAAACGGTAAATTTGATGAAAGTCGCGGCTTTCTTGAAAAGGCACTGGAACTGGAACCCGAAAACGTAAAAATCCTCTCGAATATGGGAATAATCGCCCTGAAGCAGGGTAATCCTTCGGAAAGCGAAAATCATTTCAGACGAGTCCTCGAGATTGACCCGAAGGATCCCATCGCCCTGAATTTCCTGAATTACCTGGATTCATAA
- a CDS encoding flagellin N-terminal helical domain-containing protein, translated as MIINHNMSAIYANNRLNQTNRTVQNNMEKLSSGLRINRAGDDASGLAVSEKMRSQIRGLNQAADNAENGISFIQTTEGYLQESQDILHRMRELAVQSANGIYSDEDRMQIQVEISQLVDEIDRIASHAQFNGMNMLTGRFAADMGENVVTASMWFHIGANMDQRERVFIGTMTSNALGVRDIGSNEIISMSSPDNANRAIGTLDAALKKINKQRADLGAYQNRLEHAVVGITVGAENLQAAESRIRDVDMASEMVDYSKNQILVQAGTAMLAQANMKTQSVLQLLG; from the coding sequence ATGATCATTAATCACAACATGAGTGCGATCTACGCGAACAATCGCCTCAACCAGACGAACCGAACTGTTCAGAACAACATGGAAAAGCTGTCTTCCGGACTGCGGATCAACCGCGCCGGCGACGATGCATCCGGACTGGCGGTATCGGAAAAGATGCGTTCCCAGATCCGCGGTCTGAATCAGGCTGCAGACAACGCTGAGAACGGCATCTCCTTTATCCAGACCACGGAAGGTTACCTGCAGGAATCCCAGGATATACTGCACCGGATGAGGGAACTGGCTGTTCAGTCCGCCAACGGCATCTACTCCGACGAAGACCGCATGCAGATCCAGGTTGAGATTTCCCAGCTCGTCGACGAAATCGACCGAATCGCAAGTCATGCCCAGTTCAACGGTATGAACATGCTGACCGGACGCTTCGCAGCAGACATGGGAGAAAACGTTGTTACAGCCTCCATGTGGTTCCACATCGGCGCCAACATGGATCAGCGGGAACGGGTTTTTATCGGTACCATGACCTCCAACGCCCTGGGTGTTCGGGACATCGGTTCAAACGAAATCATCAGCATGTCCTCTCCGGACAATGCAAACCGGGCCATCGGAACCCTTGATGCGGCACTCAAGAAGATCAACAAACAGCGGGCCGATCTGGGTGCCTACCAGAACCGCCTTGAGCACGCAGTTGTTGGTATTACCGTAGGGGCTGAAAACCTCCAGGCTGCGGAATCCCGCATCCGGGACGTAGACATGGCATCTGAGATGGTTGACTACTCCAAGAACCAGATTCTGGTACAGGCTGGAACCGCAATGCTGGCCCAGGCCAACATGAAGACACAGTCTGTGTTGCAACTTCTGGGATAG
- a CDS encoding flagellin N-terminal helical domain-containing protein, whose product MIINHNMSAMYANRNLAVKGKELNSNIEKLSSGMRINRAGDDASGLAVSEKLRSQIRGLNQAERNIENGVSFIQTTEGYLQETQDILHRLRELSVQSANGIYSDEDRMQIQVEVSQLVDEINRIASHAQFNGMNMLTGAFAQESDRVMQFQVGANMDQNERVYIGTMTAQALGLQGAQGAAGEMISISTPDSANMAIGMVDSALRTVSKQRADLGAYQNRFEEASKGVAIAAENLQAAESRIRDVDMATEMVDYAKNQILTQAGSAMLAQANMKTQSVLQLL is encoded by the coding sequence ATGATAATAAATCACAACATGTCAGCCATGTACGCCAACCGGAATCTCGCTGTAAAAGGCAAAGAGTTAAACAGCAACATAGAGAAACTCAGCTCCGGTATGCGTATCAATCGGGCCGGCGACGATGCTTCCGGGCTTGCGGTATCCGAAAAGCTGCGGAGCCAGATTCGTGGACTCAACCAGGCAGAACGCAACATTGAAAACGGCGTGTCCTTTATCCAGACTACTGAGGGTTACCTTCAGGAGACCCAGGATATTCTGCACCGTCTGCGGGAACTGTCTGTACAATCTGCCAACGGTATCTACTCTGATGAGGACCGTATGCAGATCCAGGTTGAAGTCTCTCAGCTGGTTGATGAAATCAACCGGATTGCGAGCCACGCGCAGTTCAACGGCATGAATATGCTGACCGGCGCTTTTGCCCAGGAATCCGACCGGGTCATGCAGTTCCAGGTAGGAGCTAACATGGACCAGAACGAGCGGGTATACATCGGAACAATGACCGCTCAGGCACTCGGTCTGCAAGGCGCTCAGGGAGCGGCAGGAGAGATGATCTCTATTTCCACCCCTGATTCGGCGAACATGGCTATCGGTATGGTAGATAGCGCTCTGAGGACCGTCTCTAAACAGCGGGCCGACCTGGGTGCCTATCAGAACAGGTTTGAAGAAGCCTCTAAAGGCGTCGCTATCGCTGCTGAGAACCTTCAGGCTGCGGAGTCACGGATTCGTGACGTCGACATGGCCACAGAAATGGTTGATTACGCGAAAAACCAGATCCTGACACAGGCTGGTTCGGCGATGCTGGCACAGGCTAACATGAAGACCCAATCTGTTCTTCAGCTTCTTTAG
- a CDS encoding flagellar protein FlaG produces the protein MDLDINAISHGGAVQGRLNDAKAWKQKRPADTRTEQPRTIPMEKGPSPDEVQRMLREIVNFSNTFNRRLKFSVNRDLNQVVVKVIDRDTDKVIKEIPHEGLQRLHMRLKEAIGLLFDEEI, from the coding sequence ATGGACCTTGACATTAACGCAATCAGTCATGGGGGAGCTGTTCAGGGACGCCTGAACGACGCAAAAGCATGGAAGCAAAAGCGTCCGGCAGACACCAGGACTGAACAACCACGAACGATTCCCATGGAAAAGGGCCCGAGTCCTGATGAGGTACAGCGGATGCTCAGGGAAATCGTTAATTTCAGCAACACTTTTAACCGTCGGCTCAAGTTCTCTGTCAACAGGGATCTGAACCAGGTAGTGGTAAAGGTGATTGATCGGGACACCGATAAAGTAATTAAGGAAATCCCTCACGAAGGGCTGCAGCGACTGCATATGCGGCTCAAGGAGGCCATCGGGTTGCTCTTCGACGAGGAGATTTAA